From Deferrisoma camini S3R1, the proteins below share one genomic window:
- a CDS encoding MmgE/PrpD family protein — MDSPWTVERLAEFAVGASAEDLPPTATEAAGRCLIDTLGAAAAGRPTPAAKALAGFSTRAFAPGPCTVWYEGAALTPEAAAVANSAAASALDLDDGHRAAGGHPGAAVLPAALAAAELVGAPGRGVLEAVVVGYEVGVRVAAGRNPATLDTYSTGRWAAYAAAAAAGRLYGFSPDLLAHALAVAGVLSPGLSAAGYSRLMGNSTKEGIPWAVFTGLAALDLVRRGWTGPLDILDHPDYYDADRIANGLGGAPFAVEGVYFKPYGCCRWIHAALDALTALLSEHRISPEEIEEIRVDTFGRAVSLSNEPAPSTLEGAQYSIPFCLALAAVHGPQALLPLAAERLRDPPVLELAHRVRLSVDPELDSLFPQQTPARVVLSTRGRRLNRRVDTPKGDAGNPLSRAALEAKFRSLALWGGVSQERADRILTAAGELSFHRVTSLMELLRPSAP, encoded by the coding sequence ATGGACTCCCCCTGGACGGTTGAACGGCTGGCCGAGTTCGCCGTGGGGGCATCGGCGGAAGACCTGCCTCCCACGGCCACCGAGGCGGCGGGCCGGTGCCTGATCGACACGTTGGGCGCGGCCGCGGCCGGGCGGCCCACTCCGGCCGCCAAGGCCCTGGCCGGGTTCTCAACCCGGGCCTTCGCCCCCGGTCCCTGCACCGTCTGGTACGAGGGCGCAGCCCTGACCCCGGAGGCCGCGGCCGTGGCCAACAGCGCGGCAGCCAGCGCTCTGGACCTGGACGACGGGCACCGGGCGGCCGGCGGGCACCCCGGGGCGGCCGTTCTCCCGGCCGCCCTGGCGGCCGCAGAGCTCGTCGGTGCCCCGGGGAGGGGCGTGCTCGAGGCCGTGGTCGTGGGGTACGAGGTGGGGGTCCGGGTGGCGGCCGGCCGCAACCCCGCCACCCTCGACACCTACTCCACGGGCCGCTGGGCCGCCTACGCGGCCGCGGCGGCCGCCGGCCGCCTGTACGGGTTCTCCCCGGACCTCCTCGCCCACGCGCTCGCCGTGGCCGGCGTCCTCTCCCCAGGGCTCTCGGCGGCCGGCTACAGCCGCCTGATGGGCAACAGCACCAAAGAGGGCATTCCCTGGGCCGTGTTCACCGGCTTGGCCGCCCTGGACCTGGTCCGGAGGGGGTGGACCGGCCCCCTCGACATCCTGGACCATCCGGACTACTACGATGCGGACCGGATCGCGAACGGATTGGGGGGGGCTCCCTTTGCCGTGGAGGGAGTGTACTTCAAGCCCTACGGGTGCTGTCGGTGGATCCACGCGGCCCTGGACGCCCTGACCGCTCTCCTGTCGGAGCACCGGATCTCCCCCGAGGAGATCGAGGAGATCCGGGTCGACACCTTCGGCCGGGCCGTGAGCCTCTCCAACGAACCGGCCCCTTCCACCCTGGAGGGGGCCCAGTACAGCATCCCGTTCTGCCTTGCCCTCGCCGCCGTGCACGGACCCCAGGCCCTGCTTCCCCTAGCTGCCGAACGCCTCCGGGATCCACCGGTGCTGGAGCTGGCCCACAGGGTCCGTCTGTCGGTGGACCCGGAGCTGGACTCATTGTTCCCCCAGCAGACGCCGGCCCGGGTGGTCCTTTCCACCCGCGGACGCCGCCTGAATCGGCGGGTGGACACCCCCAAGGGGGATGCGGGCAACCCCCTGAGCCGGGCGGCCCTGGAGGCTAAGTTCCGTTCCTTGGCACTCTGGGGGGGAGTGTCGCAGGAACGGGCCGATCGAATCTTAACCGCGGCGGGCGAACTCTCATTCCACAGGGTTACCTCGCTCATGGAACTCCTCCGGCCCTCAGCACCCTGA
- the nikB gene encoding nickel ABC transporter permease, translating to MGRYILKRLWHTVFVLLGISVISFFFIRLSGDPVMLLLPQDATMQEIEEMRERLGLNDPLPVQYARFLGNAIQGDLGESLYYHTPALGLILERLPASLELAVAAMGIALAVAVPLGILSAVKRGSLLDLGSMVAALFGLSMPHFWLGIMMILLFSVKLGWLPTSGRGTWAQLVMPAVSLGMGLMAMFARLTRSVMLEILGLDYVRTARAKGLRERVVIGKHALKNALIPLVTVAGMQFGFLIGGTVIIETVFAWPGVGRLVVQSIFNRDYPLVQASVLVLAVIFVLVNLLVDLLYVYLDPRISYQEDRP from the coding sequence GTGGGACGCTACATTCTAAAACGCCTATGGCACACCGTGTTCGTGCTGCTGGGCATCTCGGTGATCAGCTTCTTCTTCATCCGGCTGTCCGGCGACCCCGTGATGCTCCTGCTGCCCCAGGACGCCACCATGCAGGAGATCGAGGAGATGCGCGAGCGCCTGGGGCTGAACGACCCGCTCCCGGTCCAGTACGCCCGCTTCCTGGGCAACGCCATCCAGGGCGACCTGGGGGAGTCCCTGTACTACCACACCCCGGCGCTGGGCCTGATCCTGGAACGCCTCCCCGCCAGCCTGGAACTGGCCGTGGCCGCCATGGGCATCGCCCTGGCGGTGGCGGTGCCGCTCGGGATCCTGTCGGCCGTGAAACGGGGGTCCCTGTTGGACCTGGGGAGCATGGTGGCCGCCCTGTTCGGGCTGTCCATGCCCCACTTCTGGCTCGGCATCATGATGATCCTCCTGTTTTCCGTGAAGCTCGGCTGGCTGCCCACCTCGGGGCGGGGCACCTGGGCGCAGCTCGTGATGCCGGCCGTCTCGCTGGGGATGGGGCTCATGGCCATGTTCGCCCGGCTGACCCGGTCGGTGATGCTCGAGATCCTGGGGCTCGACTACGTGCGGACGGCCCGGGCCAAGGGGCTGCGGGAGCGGGTGGTCATCGGCAAGCACGCGCTCAAGAACGCCCTCATCCCGCTGGTCACCGTGGCCGGCATGCAGTTCGGGTTCCTCATCGGGGGCACGGTGATCATCGAGACCGTGTTCGCCTGGCCCGGCGTGGGCCGCCTGGTGGTGCAGTCCATCTTCAACCGCGACTACCCCCTGGTTCAGGCCTCGGTGCTGGTGCTCGCCGTGATCTTCGTGCTGGTGAACCTGCTCGTGGACCTGCTCTACGTGTACCTGGATCCCCGGATCAGCTACCAGGAGGACCGGCCGTGA
- a CDS encoding MerR family transcriptional regulator yields MEGRGIPQKLYYRIGEVAEIAGVKPHVLRYWETEFSFLSPRKSDGNQRLYTHQDLQKVLMIKKLLYEDRFTISGVKRKFREEWKKTQQRPKQQGRRRLLQALRRDAEELLRLLGKDQA; encoded by the coding sequence TTGGAGGGCCGGGGGATTCCCCAGAAGCTCTACTACCGTATCGGCGAGGTGGCGGAGATCGCGGGCGTCAAGCCCCACGTACTCCGGTACTGGGAGACGGAGTTCTCCTTCCTCTCCCCCCGAAAGAGCGACGGGAACCAGCGGCTCTACACCCACCAGGACCTGCAAAAGGTCCTGATGATCAAGAAGCTCCTCTACGAAGATCGGTTCACCATCAGCGGGGTGAAACGCAAGTTCCGGGAGGAATGGAAGAAGACGCAGCAAAGGCCCAAGCAGCAGGGCCGCCGCCGGCTCCTCCAAGCCCTGCGGCGCGACGCGGAAGAGCTGCTGCGGCTATTGGGCAAGGACCAAGCATAG
- a CDS encoding saccharopine dehydrogenase family protein translates to MKALVLGIGLQGKAVLHDLERSPLVDEIVAADLEAGPVENHIRKGGLRKTRAVAVDASDPSGLRDAIRRSGARVVVCMLPPSLGLAVARAAVDEGVAFVSTSYAGPIADLDADARERGVTVLPEMGFDPGIDLVLAALALGELDRVVGLRSYGGGLPEPTACDNPLKYKITWTFEGVLRAYTRPARLLEDGRETRIPGTELFRPDHVHTLAIPGLGAMEAFPNGDAVRYAEAFGLGPELQHMGRYALRWPGHSAFWYPLVRLGFLDEDPVEVDGALVSPRRFLVEHLTPRLQFRPDERDVAVLRVHAWGEREGRKHEVVYDLIDYRDLDTGLFAMNRTVGYTASIAAQMVMAGEISRAGVLSPVRDVPGHRLLEELRARGIHVVRRT, encoded by the coding sequence ATGAAGGCGCTCGTGCTCGGCATCGGTTTGCAAGGGAAGGCCGTGCTCCATGACCTGGAGCGGTCTCCTCTGGTGGACGAGATCGTGGCCGCGGACCTGGAAGCCGGACCCGTGGAGAACCACATCCGGAAAGGGGGGCTTCGGAAGACCCGGGCCGTGGCGGTGGACGCATCCGACCCCTCCGGCCTCCGGGATGCGATCCGGCGGTCCGGGGCAAGGGTAGTGGTGTGCATGCTGCCCCCGTCCCTGGGTCTGGCCGTGGCCCGGGCCGCGGTGGACGAGGGCGTGGCGTTCGTGAGCACCAGCTACGCCGGCCCCATCGCGGACCTGGACGCGGACGCCCGGGAACGCGGCGTGACCGTGCTGCCCGAGATGGGGTTCGATCCCGGCATCGACCTGGTGCTGGCGGCCCTGGCCCTGGGGGAGCTGGACCGGGTGGTGGGGCTGCGGTCCTACGGGGGGGGCCTCCCCGAGCCCACGGCGTGCGACAACCCCCTCAAGTACAAGATCACCTGGACCTTCGAGGGGGTGCTCCGGGCCTACACCCGGCCGGCCCGCCTGCTCGAGGACGGGAGGGAGACCCGGATCCCCGGCACCGAACTGTTCCGCCCCGACCACGTCCACACCCTGGCGATCCCGGGCCTGGGGGCGATGGAGGCGTTTCCCAACGGAGACGCCGTGCGGTACGCGGAGGCGTTCGGCCTGGGGCCGGAGCTGCAACACATGGGGCGGTATGCCCTTCGGTGGCCGGGCCACTCCGCTTTCTGGTACCCTCTGGTGCGCCTCGGCTTTCTCGACGAGGACCCCGTCGAGGTGGACGGCGCCCTTGTGTCGCCCCGCCGGTTTCTGGTGGAGCACCTCACCCCGCGCCTTCAGTTCCGCCCGGACGAACGAGACGTGGCCGTGCTGCGGGTCCACGCCTGGGGTGAGCGGGAAGGGCGGAAGCACGAGGTGGTGTACGACCTGATCGACTACCGCGACCTGGACACGGGTTTGTTCGCCATGAACCGAACCGTGGGCTACACCGCGAGCATCGCGGCGCAGATGGTGATGGCGGGGGAGATCTCCCGGGCCGGCGTGCTCTCCCCCGTGCGGGACGTGCCCGGGCACAGGCTGCTCGAGGAACTCCGGGCGCGGGGCATCCACGTGGTGCGAAGGACGTGA
- the pheS gene encoding phenylalanine--tRNA ligase subunit alpha, with protein sequence MIDRLQAIGAQAVEEIRAAGDTAALEALRVRYLGRKGELTACLKGMGRLDPAERPRVGKVANEVKAAIEAALAERREALRAAELERRLAGEAVDVTLPGRRGHGGGLHPLTLVVRELLDIFGQMGFSVAEGPEVELEYYNFEALNIPQDHPARDMQDTFFVAPGVVLRTHTSPVQIRTMEAQKPPVKIVAPGKVYRCDSDVTHSPMFHQIEGLLVDRDVTFADLKGVLTEFVHRYYGPDTGVRFRPSFFPFTEPSAEVDIQCVLCRGSGCRVCSGTGWLEILGSGMVDPAVYGFVDYDPEEVQGFAFGMGVERIAMLKYGIDDIRLFFENDLRFLRHFG encoded by the coding sequence ATGATCGACCGGCTCCAAGCCATCGGCGCCCAGGCCGTGGAGGAGATCCGCGCCGCGGGCGACACCGCCGCCCTCGAGGCCCTGCGGGTCCGGTACCTGGGCCGGAAGGGCGAGCTGACGGCCTGTCTGAAGGGCATGGGCCGGCTCGACCCGGCGGAGCGGCCCCGGGTGGGCAAGGTGGCCAACGAGGTCAAGGCCGCCATCGAGGCAGCCCTGGCCGAGCGCAGGGAGGCCCTGCGGGCGGCCGAGCTGGAGCGTCGGCTCGCCGGCGAGGCCGTGGACGTGACCCTGCCGGGCCGCCGCGGCCACGGCGGAGGGCTCCATCCCCTCACCCTGGTGGTGCGCGAACTGCTGGACATCTTCGGTCAGATGGGGTTCTCGGTGGCCGAGGGGCCGGAGGTGGAGCTGGAGTACTACAACTTCGAGGCCCTCAACATCCCCCAAGACCACCCGGCCCGCGACATGCAGGACACCTTCTTCGTGGCGCCGGGGGTGGTGCTGCGCACCCATACGAGCCCCGTGCAGATCCGCACCATGGAGGCCCAGAAGCCCCCGGTCAAGATCGTGGCCCCGGGCAAGGTGTACCGGTGCGACTCCGACGTGACCCACTCGCCCATGTTCCACCAGATCGAAGGGCTCCTGGTGGACCGGGACGTCACCTTCGCGGACCTCAAGGGGGTGCTCACCGAGTTCGTCCACCGGTACTACGGCCCCGACACCGGGGTCCGGTTCCGGCCGAGCTTCTTCCCGTTCACCGAGCCCAGCGCCGAGGTGGACATCCAGTGCGTGCTGTGCCGCGGCTCCGGATGCCGGGTGTGCTCGGGAACGGGATGGCTCGAGATCCTGGGCTCGGGCATGGTGGATCCGGCCGTGTACGGGTTCGTGGACTACGACCCCGAGGAGGTCCAGGGGTTCGCCTTCGGCATGGGGGTCGAGCGGATCGCCATGCTCAAGTACGGCATCGACGACATCCGCCTGTTCTTCGAGAACGACCTGCGGTTCCTCCGGCACTTCGGCTAG
- the rplT gene encoding 50S ribosomal protein L20, with product MARSRPSVASRKRRKKVLKQARGFYGARRRTLRAATETLHRAWVYAYRDRKNRKREFRRLWITRIGAAAKMHGTSYSRLTHALKQAGVELNRKMLAEIAVRHPEDFARIVDEVRSAG from the coding sequence ATGGCACGTTCGCGTCCGTCCGTCGCTTCGCGCAAGCGGCGCAAGAAGGTCCTCAAGCAAGCCCGCGGATTCTACGGCGCCCGGCGCCGCACCCTGCGGGCCGCCACCGAGACCCTGCACCGCGCCTGGGTGTACGCGTACCGGGATCGCAAGAACCGGAAGCGCGAGTTCCGCCGGCTGTGGATCACCCGCATCGGTGCGGCCGCCAAGATGCACGGCACCTCGTACAGCCGCCTGACCCACGCCCTGAAGCAGGCCGGGGTGGAGCTGAACCGGAAGATGCTCGCCGAGATCGCCGTGCGCCACCCCGAGGACTTCGCCCGCATCGTGGACGAGGTCCGCTCGGCCGGCTGA
- the rpmI gene encoding 50S ribosomal protein L35, protein MPKMKTHRAAAKRFKKTASGKFKYRRAFRSHLLGGKKAKRKRQLRRPDFVDASHARHMQKLLPYA, encoded by the coding sequence ATGCCGAAGATGAAGACCCACCGGGCGGCGGCCAAGCGGTTCAAGAAGACCGCCTCCGGCAAGTTCAAGTACCGCAGGGCGTTCCGGAGCCACCTGCTGGGCGGCAAGAAGGCCAAGCGCAAGCGGCAGCTGCGCCGGCCCGACTTCGTCGACGCCAGCCACGCCCGCCACATGCAGAAGCTCTTGCCCTACGCCTGA
- a CDS encoding integration host factor subunit alpha has protein sequence MTKSDLVEALHGRVGFSRKRSAEVVGLILELIKEALERGEKVKISGFGNFEVREKAARRGRNPQTGETITITERRVLTFKPSQVLKERLNHRR, from the coding sequence ATGACCAAGTCCGATCTGGTGGAGGCGTTGCACGGCCGCGTCGGCTTCAGCCGCAAGCGCTCGGCCGAGGTGGTGGGGCTCATCCTCGAGCTCATCAAAGAGGCGTTGGAGCGGGGCGAGAAGGTCAAGATCAGCGGGTTCGGCAACTTCGAGGTCCGGGAGAAGGCGGCCCGCCGGGGCCGGAACCCCCAGACCGGCGAGACCATCACCATCACCGAGCGCCGGGTGCTCACCTTCAAGCCGAGCCAGGTGCTCAAAGAGCGCCTGAACCACCGCCGGTAA
- a CDS encoding ABC transporter permease: MTAAAPALRRLGDTLTELQRHRQALVGGALLALIVGTSLLFPLFYPKDPLAQDLLARLQPPFWQEGGSLAHPLGTDNLGRDVLARILYGSRVSLMVGFTSVLVAELAGIVLGLVSGFYGGRVDSVIMRTADVFMAYPFMLLTISVIAVLGSSMTNLILVLGLSDWTTYARTVRGSVLSIREKEFVEASRAVGTPGRVILWRHVLPNVVSPVVVLGTLRVASVIIWESGLSFLGMGVPPPMPTWGRMLAEGRVYITEAWWLVTFPGLAIMVTILAINLLGDGLRDALDPRLRNIVS, from the coding sequence GTGACCGCCGCGGCCCCGGCCCTGCGCCGGCTTGGGGATACGCTGACGGAACTCCAGCGCCACCGCCAGGCCCTAGTGGGGGGGGCGTTGCTCGCCCTCATCGTGGGCACGAGCCTCCTGTTCCCGCTGTTCTACCCCAAGGACCCGCTCGCCCAGGACCTCCTGGCGCGGCTCCAGCCCCCGTTCTGGCAGGAGGGTGGGTCCCTGGCCCATCCCCTGGGCACCGACAACCTGGGCAGGGACGTGCTGGCCCGCATCCTGTACGGCAGCCGGGTGTCCCTGATGGTGGGGTTCACCTCGGTGCTGGTGGCCGAGCTGGCGGGCATCGTGCTGGGGCTCGTGTCCGGCTTCTACGGAGGACGGGTGGACTCCGTGATCATGCGCACGGCCGACGTGTTCATGGCATACCCGTTCATGCTGCTCACCATCTCGGTGATCGCCGTGCTCGGCAGCTCCATGACCAACCTGATCCTGGTGCTAGGGCTGTCGGACTGGACCACCTACGCCCGCACCGTGCGGGGCAGCGTGCTGTCGATCCGGGAGAAGGAGTTCGTGGAGGCCTCCCGCGCCGTGGGCACCCCCGGCCGGGTGATCCTGTGGCGCCACGTGCTGCCCAACGTGGTGTCCCCCGTGGTGGTGCTGGGGACGCTGCGGGTCGCCAGCGTGATCATCTGGGAGAGCGGCCTGTCCTTCCTGGGCATGGGCGTGCCGCCCCCCATGCCCACCTGGGGCCGGATGCTGGCCGAGGGACGGGTGTACATCACCGAGGCGTGGTGGCTCGTCACCTTCCCGGGTCTGGCCATCATGGTGACCATTCTGGCGATCAACCTCCTGGGCGACGGCCTCCGGGACGCCCTGGACCCCCGGCTGCGTAACATCGTGAGCTGA
- the pheT gene encoding phenylalanine--tRNA ligase subunit beta yields the protein MRIPISWLREYVDVDLEPEALAERLTMAGLEVSAVERLGEGVEGVVVAQIVEKGPHPNADRLSLCRVTDGAETREIVCGATNMEAGDKVALARVGARLPGGFKIKKTKIRGQVSHGMMCSERELGLGEDHSGILILPADAPVGADLLEYLGLPETVIEVEITPNRADCLSVVGVAREVAALTGAELRIPEPEVPESGPDIADITSVEIQAPDLCHRYAARVIRGVRVGPSPLWLRQRLEACGVRSINNVVDVTNYVLLELGHPLHAFDMNRLAEGRIVVQRARAGERFTTLDGQERELDADSLVICDAERPVALAGIMGGENSEVEPDTTDVLLESAWFLPANIRRTSRRQGLRTEASYRFERGTDIEGLIRALDRATELIARLAGGTVARGIFDAYPTVHEPKRITVRHDRVRRLLGVEVPPEEVRGILRGLGMAVEADDEEAVTVRVPTHRVDLEREVDLVEEVARIHGYDRIPTTLPRVPMRPDPLPPRRRIANVARDLLAGQGFHEAVCLSFGDPADDGRLGLPEGHPLARHVTLANPLGRETSVLRTSLLPGLLGCLARNQRRQERAARLFEVGRSFHPQEGEPLPQEVLRAAAVAAGPREPLAWWSGDEPVDFFDAKGAVETLLAGLGVREAGFEPATDLPWLHPGRAARVTAGDAELGWVGELHPARIEAWDLDGPVVGFELDLDAVARVRQEPGPFPGLPRHPATQRDLAILVQANRVQAREVVEAVWQAGSSLVRDVDVFDVYRGDRIPKGMVSLALRITYRADDRTLTDEEIRAEEARILEHLAERTGARLREG from the coding sequence ATGCGCATTCCCATCTCTTGGCTCCGTGAGTACGTGGACGTGGACCTCGAGCCCGAGGCGCTCGCCGAGCGGCTCACCATGGCCGGGCTCGAGGTCTCGGCCGTGGAGCGGCTGGGCGAGGGGGTCGAGGGCGTGGTGGTGGCCCAGATCGTGGAGAAGGGCCCCCACCCCAACGCCGACCGCCTGAGCCTGTGCCGGGTGACCGACGGAGCCGAGACCCGCGAGATCGTGTGCGGGGCCACCAACATGGAGGCCGGGGACAAGGTGGCCCTGGCCCGGGTGGGGGCGCGGCTGCCCGGCGGGTTCAAGATCAAGAAGACCAAGATCCGGGGCCAGGTGAGCCACGGCATGATGTGCTCGGAGCGGGAGCTGGGCCTCGGCGAGGATCACTCGGGCATCCTGATCCTGCCGGCCGACGCCCCGGTGGGAGCCGACCTGCTGGAGTACCTGGGCCTGCCCGAGACCGTGATCGAGGTGGAGATCACCCCCAACCGAGCCGACTGCCTCTCGGTGGTGGGGGTGGCCCGGGAGGTCGCGGCCCTGACCGGGGCGGAGCTACGGATCCCCGAGCCCGAGGTGCCCGAGTCGGGGCCCGACATCGCCGACATCACCTCGGTGGAGATCCAGGCCCCGGACCTGTGCCACCGGTACGCGGCCCGGGTGATCCGGGGCGTGCGGGTGGGCCCCTCGCCCCTGTGGCTGCGTCAGCGGCTGGAGGCCTGCGGGGTGCGGTCCATCAACAACGTGGTGGACGTCACCAACTACGTGCTCCTGGAGCTGGGCCACCCCCTGCACGCCTTCGACATGAACCGGCTGGCCGAGGGACGGATCGTGGTGCAGCGGGCCCGGGCCGGCGAGCGGTTCACCACCCTGGACGGCCAGGAGCGGGAGCTCGACGCCGACAGCCTGGTCATCTGCGACGCCGAGCGGCCGGTGGCCCTGGCCGGCATCATGGGCGGCGAGAACTCCGAGGTGGAGCCCGACACCACCGACGTGCTGCTGGAGAGCGCCTGGTTCCTGCCCGCGAACATCCGGCGGACCTCCCGCCGGCAGGGGCTTCGCACCGAGGCCTCGTACCGGTTCGAGCGGGGCACCGACATCGAGGGCCTGATCCGGGCCCTGGACCGGGCCACCGAGCTGATCGCCCGCCTGGCCGGCGGCACCGTGGCCCGGGGCATCTTCGACGCCTACCCTACCGTGCACGAGCCCAAGCGGATCACCGTGCGCCACGACCGGGTGAGGCGGCTCCTCGGGGTGGAGGTGCCGCCCGAGGAGGTCCGCGGCATCCTGCGCGGCCTCGGCATGGCCGTGGAGGCCGACGACGAGGAGGCCGTGACCGTGCGGGTGCCCACCCACCGGGTGGACCTGGAGCGGGAGGTGGACCTGGTGGAGGAGGTGGCCCGGATCCACGGGTACGACCGGATCCCCACCACCCTGCCCCGGGTGCCCATGCGGCCCGACCCCCTGCCCCCTCGGCGGCGCATCGCCAACGTGGCCCGTGATCTCCTGGCAGGGCAGGGGTTCCACGAGGCCGTGTGCCTGAGCTTCGGCGACCCGGCCGACGACGGTCGGTTGGGGCTCCCCGAGGGGCACCCCCTCGCCCGCCACGTGACCCTGGCGAACCCCCTGGGCCGGGAGACGTCCGTGCTCCGGACCTCCCTCCTTCCCGGGCTCCTGGGCTGCCTCGCCCGGAACCAGCGCCGCCAGGAGCGCGCCGCGCGCCTGTTCGAGGTGGGCCGCAGCTTCCACCCGCAGGAGGGAGAGCCCCTTCCCCAGGAGGTGCTCCGGGCGGCGGCCGTGGCGGCCGGACCCCGGGAGCCGCTGGCCTGGTGGTCGGGGGACGAGCCCGTGGACTTCTTCGACGCCAAGGGTGCGGTCGAGACCCTTCTGGCCGGTCTGGGGGTGCGGGAGGCCGGGTTCGAGCCGGCCACCGATCTGCCCTGGCTCCACCCGGGCCGGGCCGCCCGCGTGACCGCGGGCGACGCGGAACTGGGGTGGGTGGGCGAACTCCACCCGGCCCGCATCGAGGCCTGGGACCTCGACGGACCGGTCGTCGGGTTCGAGCTGGACCTGGACGCCGTGGCCCGGGTCCGGCAGGAGCCGGGGCCGTTCCCCGGGCTGCCCCGGCACCCGGCGACCCAGCGGGACCTGGCGATCCTGGTGCAGGCGAACCGGGTGCAGGCCCGGGAGGTGGTGGAGGCCGTGTGGCAGGCCGGCTCGTCCCTGGTTCGCGACGTGGATGTCTTCGACGTGTACCGGGGCGACCGGATCCCCAAGGGCATGGTGAGCCTGGCCCTGCGGATCACCTACCGCGCGGACGACCGCACCCTCACCGACGAGGAGATCCGGGCCGAGGAGGCGCGCATTCTCGAACACCTGGCCGAGCGGACCGGAGCGAGGCTCCGGGAGGGCTGA
- the dctP gene encoding TRAP transporter substrate-binding protein DctP: MTPAPPSPDEPPAEALIQRNVGVRIRELRKARGLSGYALARAAGISQSQLSKIETGKATLSVAVLARLCQALDRPLSYLFQSEEEMPRVLGTLTTVAGPESEALREFADEVRRRTAGRITLIPLRASQLGPAEDQVEHLRQGALDLFVEEIHRFARLAPDARLFGIPYVFRSEDHRQAMLSSSWFRREVFERLLARGVRILNPRWNWQRGVEYVLVSRRALFSPADVRGLRVRVSEASGLGRLWEEMGAEPVVLPWADVKRALRDGRIDVLPTHKSHLYPMGLCRYAPYVTRLGDLPSTLAVAVSEAKYQALPPHIQEGIRQACEVAGDRFTEIVTEAERRNEPLNIARHRASYLTVDTRPWREAFARGVRRMLDAGDLPPRAWEAAERAARGHSDGLPLDG, from the coding sequence GTGACCCCCGCCCCTCCCTCCCCCGACGAGCCGCCTGCCGAGGCGCTCATCCAACGGAACGTGGGCGTCCGCATCCGGGAGCTCCGCAAGGCGCGGGGGCTCAGCGGATACGCCCTCGCGCGGGCGGCCGGGATCTCCCAGAGCCAGCTCTCCAAGATCGAGACCGGCAAGGCCACCCTCTCGGTCGCGGTGCTGGCCCGGCTGTGCCAGGCCCTGGACCGGCCCCTCAGCTACCTGTTCCAGAGCGAGGAGGAGATGCCCCGGGTCCTGGGCACGCTCACCACCGTGGCGGGGCCGGAGAGCGAGGCGCTGAGGGAGTTTGCCGACGAGGTCCGGCGTCGCACCGCCGGCCGCATCACCTTGATCCCGCTGCGGGCCTCCCAGCTCGGTCCGGCCGAGGACCAGGTCGAGCACCTCCGCCAGGGGGCGTTGGACCTGTTCGTGGAGGAGATCCACCGCTTCGCCCGCCTCGCTCCGGACGCCCGCCTGTTCGGGATTCCCTACGTTTTCCGCTCCGAGGACCACCGGCAGGCCATGCTGTCGAGTTCCTGGTTCCGGCGGGAGGTGTTCGAACGGCTCCTCGCCCGGGGCGTGCGCATCCTGAACCCCCGCTGGAACTGGCAGCGGGGCGTGGAGTACGTGCTCGTGTCCCGCCGTGCGCTGTTCTCCCCTGCGGACGTGCGGGGCCTGCGGGTGCGGGTCTCCGAAGCCTCCGGGCTGGGCAGGCTGTGGGAGGAGATGGGCGCGGAGCCCGTGGTTCTGCCCTGGGCCGACGTCAAGCGGGCGCTGCGGGACGGGCGCATCGACGTGCTGCCCACCCACAAGTCCCACCTCTACCCCATGGGCCTGTGCCGGTACGCCCCGTATGTGACCCGCCTCGGGGATCTCCCCTCCACCCTGGCGGTGGCGGTGAGCGAGGCCAAGTACCAGGCCCTGCCCCCCCACATCCAGGAAGGCATCCGCCAGGCGTGCGAGGTGGCGGGAGACCGGTTCACCGAGATCGTCACCGAAGCTGAACGGCGCAACGAGCCCCTGAACATCGCCCGGCACCGGGCGTCGTACCTCACCGTGGACACCCGGCCGTGGCGCGAGGCGTTCGCCCGGGGGGTGCGCCGGATGCTCGACGCCGGAGACCTGCCGCCCCGGGCGTGGGAGGCTGCCGAGCGGGCGGCCCGAGGGCATTCCGATGGACTCCCCCTGGACGGTTGA